In the genome of Populus trichocarpa isolate Nisqually-1 chromosome 10, P.trichocarpa_v4.1, whole genome shotgun sequence, the window TATTTTTATGATGGAATGATCCTTTGCCTggatattttatgttttaaaattactttgGAGGCTTCTTTTCTGATTTAGTGTTTTAATTTGCTGGGTTTATATGCTGATTTCTTCTACTGCCTGAAGTGATTTGTTGCTCTGATAAAAGTTATTaccatgttttttgaatttcactTGTTACTTCCTAGGCAAGACATGGAACTCGTTCTCCTAACAAAAAACGGATGAGAGAGTTAGACAAGTTGGCTTCTCACTTGGGGGAACTTATAAGAGAAGCTGAAGAACAAAATTTGTCTTTGGAGAAAGTTCCGTTGTGGTTGCGGGGATGGAAATCTCCTTGGAGAGGGAAATTGAAAGGTGGAGAATTGATCaggaaaggagaagaagaattgTACAATCTTGGAATCAGGATTAGAGAGagattttcagaattatttGATGAGGAATACCACCCAGATGTTTATCCTATAAAGGCTACACAGGTGAGCTCTGTTCTAAatactctacaatgaaaatgtCTCACCTAATCAATTCCCACTTTATACCTGTGCTGTTCTCCTAgtcttttactattttatttcacttacttccttcttttttctctccaatGTGCTAGGTTCCTCGTGCATCAGCTAGTGCTGTGGCATTTGGCATGGGGCTTTTAAGTGAGAAGGGAGGTCTAGGACCTGCACAACATCGAGCTTTTGCTGTTACAAGTGAAATCCCTGCTAGCGACATTATACTGAGGTTTCATGATTGTTGTGGAAACTATAAGGTAATATCCAGTTCTACTTTTTTATGTTGAAGTTTTACATCTGGATTCAAACCTTACAGCTTGTACATTGTAAAACAATATACAATTTGTGTGGTTATTTACTCTGTCTTCCCTTTTTATCTGCCCAATACCATGATAGCTTAATTAATGTAAAAGaatgattttctttgtaaacGGTTTTTAGATGGGGCTTGTAGATTTGAATACTAGATGCAAGACTTGAAATTTATTGAAGTTAGTGGAAGCATAAAAGTTGTGGATTTGCATGTAAGCTCATGTTCTCTGCCCAGAGTTGTTATGAGGCAGTCAATTTCCTCTCATATCACATATATGCATTCAGGATTTTAAGAAGAGGCAGGAGCCTGCTGTTGATAAGCTAAAGGAACCTGTACTGGATGAAATCACGTCTGCATTAGTGAGCCGCTATGGGCTCAAATTCACTAGACAGGATACTGCTACGTTGTGGTCTCTGTGTAAACAGGTGACAACCCTGTCTCCATGACTGTTCATTATGATACAAATTTCATTCCGTTATGATTCCtgattttatctatttttgtatatttaatttaCTTACTTTGATGCAATGTGCCCTTGGATTTTCAATTTGTCAGGAAGCATCTGTCCTGGATATAACTGATCGAGCTTGTGGTCTTTTCAGCCCTTCCGAGGTAATTTGAATGCTGATGCTGtgattttaggttttatttatgtttctccaTAGGCTAATGCTGATGATAAATCAGTCCGCTGATCACAATTTTCCAACTAGATTTTTATAGGAAATTTCAGTCGTCCTTAATAATTATTCCCTGTTCACTTTTGTGGAAGTCAATAACGTAGTGAAGTCTGTCTATTTTGATCACTTGAATActttcatctttgtttttttattttttattcgggTTCATGGGCTAAaagaaatgacaaaataaaatgcttATGTTTGGATTAACAAGAAAGTTAAAGACATGGTCGATTAACTTAAGAAAATGTGCATTTGCAATTATATGAAACGAGTGTTTTTATACAGAAAGTCTGCAATGATAATTCATTAAtgcaaattgaaaaagtattctCTCTTTTGTGATTTATTGATATTGATCAGCTTACCTAAGCACATACTTAGGTTGCTTTGCTGGAGTGGGCAGATGATTTGGAGCTGTTTGTATTGAAGGGTTAtggtaattcaataaattatcgAATGGGAGTGCCATTGCTTGAAGATGTTGTCCAGTCCATGGAGCAAGCCATTAAAGCAAATGAAGGTAAGTCAAGTTGTCAAATGTTAGAGACTGTATGCTTGTTTTATGCCTTCGATGAACTGCATCCCTTTCTTTAAGTGACATTATTGTCTCATTGTTGAACaaagaatattttaactttaatatGCATTAGTAAGTTGCGGACAAGGAGGAAcctggtgaatttttttttttaatctttatttctAGATTGGCTATAATGAGGTTAGCATTTGGCACAAATCTAAAACTAGCTGGCTCGGGCTCAGCATTGAGTTTAGCAACCATCAACACCGAGTTAAGATGGCTTGGCCCACCGATGCAAATTAGGATCTGTCACGCTAATCCTGGGTGGTGGAGGATTTGTTGTGTTGGCCCAATGTCCTGCAGATACCCCAGTTCCTCGTAAAtcaccaaaagaagaagaagatatatatGCATAATCGTTAAATGATATTGAAGAACCTTTTCCTGATCTAGTAAGACTCGtacacttcttcttcttattggGCTTTCATTCTATTAGAAAAGCATCCTCCTGGAAGTTATGAGAAGGCAAGGCTACGGTTTGCACATGCAGAGACCGTGGTCCCATTTACATGCCTCCTTGGACTTTTTCTTGAAGGATCTGGTGAGTTGATTTCATTCTTAGACTCCCTCTTCGGCATTTGTGCCTCTGCATGAACGCAACTGTATTATGACACTTTTATATGGCTATCGACTTGGCTAAAGATGCAATACCTCCATAAAAGATAGTTATGTGTTTGTCTCTGTGTGCTATATCCTGAATCACTAATTATTTTTACCGACT includes:
- the LOC7464624 gene encoding uncharacterized protein LOC7464624 isoform X1; translation: MFAILKLLLLSISSQLNADQGFDVRRHLCTVTRYDVAKDMANTSAVAANNIPNGCTPIHVNLVARHGTRSPNKKRMRELDKLASHLGELIREAEEQNLSLEKVPLWLRGWKSPWRGKLKGGELIRKGEEELYNLGIRIRERFSELFDEEYHPDVYPIKATQVPRASASAVAFGMGLLSEKGGLGPAQHRAFAVTSEIPASDIILRFHDCCGNYKDFKKRQEPAVDKLKEPVLDEITSALVSRYGLKFTRQDTATLWSLCKQEASVLDITDRACGLFSPSEVALLEWADDLELFVLKGYGNSINYRMGVPLLEDVVQSMEQAIKANEEKHPPGSYEKARLRFAHAETVVPFTCLLGLFLEGSEFQKIRREEPLELPPKPPQSRNWRGSIVAPFAGNNMLVLHSCPANSASKYFVQVLHNEQPIPMTGCNGSDFCPFEEFKEKIVAPHLKHDYDSVCTAKLEEPEQKPASSKLSQLFRCLLSLQNDDTRSTKDGL
- the LOC7464624 gene encoding uncharacterized protein LOC7464624 isoform X2, translating into MFAILKLLLLSISSQLNADQGFDVRRHLCTVTRYDVAKDMANTSAVAANNIPNGCTPIHVNLVARHGTRSPNKKRMRELDKLASHLGELIREAEEQNLSLEKVPLWLRGWKSPWRGKLKGGELIRKGEEELYNLGIRIRERFSELFDEEYHPDVYPIKATQVPRASASAVAFGMGLLSEKGGLGPAQHRAFAVTSEIPASDIILRFHDCCGNYKDFKKRQEPAVDKLKEPVLDEITSALVSRYGLKFTRQDTATLWSLCKQEASVLDITDRACGLFSPSEVALLEWADDLELFVLKGYGNSINYRMGVPLLEDVVQSMEQAIKANEEKHPPGSYEKARLRFAHAETVVPFTCLLGLFLEGSEFQKIRREEPLELPPKPPQSRNWRGSIVAPFAGNNMLVLHSCPANSASKYFVQVLHNEQPIPMTGCNGSDFCPFEEFKEKIVAPHLKHDYDSVCTAKLEEPEQKPASIPVANGPNHF